In Acidimicrobiia bacterium, the sequence CCTGCTCCAGCGTCCGGCCAGCTCGGCCCGCCAATCATCGAGCTGCGGAGCCAGCGCTACCGCGGCCGGATAGAGATCGTTCACGAACGGCCCGAGGGGTCGCAACGACGGAGGCAGATCAGATCCGGCCACCATGAAGCCCCGTGGTTGTTCGAGTCGATCCCATGTGTCGTATACGGCCGGTGTCGACAGGTCGAACGGCGGAACCACCAGCGCCAGGTGATAGCCGCCCGCCGGGGTGAGGGCCGTCAGGATCTCCCCGTATCCCTCCATGCGCGCCAACCCGCCGGCGAGGAAGAACGGCACGTCGGCCCCGATTCCCGCCGCCAGCGCGGCCGGATCCTCGACCGTGAAGAGGGCCGCCATCGCCAGCAAGGCAGCCGCCGCATCGGAGCTGCCGCCGCCGAGGCCGGCCGCGGTCGGGATTTCTTTGACGAGCTTGATGTGAAGGCCGCGCTTGCGGTCGGGCACTGCGGCCCGCACTGCCTTCCATATGAGGTTGTCATCGTCGACCTGTAGCCGAATGCCTCTGATGTCGAGCAGGTCATCGTCGGCAGGTTCGAAGAACAGCGTGTCGAGCGGCTCGATCGCCTGGACGACCGACAACAAAGGGTGATAGCCACTCTCAGCACGGCTGCGGACCCGCAGGCTGAGGTTGACCTTGGCAGGTGTTTCGATCTTCACGAGGAGACCCTGGCCAGGGCCAGCCAGTCCCCGGTGGACAACGACTCTGCGCGCTGTGTCGGATCAATTCCGGCGGCCTCACAGGCGACGATCGGATCGTCCACCGCTCCCTTCAACGATGACCTGAGCATCTTCCTGCGCTGCGAGAACCCCGCCGCCGCCAACTCGATGGCCCGCTCCGCTTGCTCGTCGACCTCATCCCGACGTTGGATTCGGATAACTGCGGAGGCCACCTGCGGTGCAGGAACAAACACGTGAGGAGGGACCGTAAACTCCATCTTGATGCCGGCGTACAGGTTGACAACGACCGTTGGCAGGCCGTACTGCTTGCCGCCGGGATTCGCCGTCATCCGGTCGGCCACTTCCCGCTGGACCATCACCACGAACGTATGGATCGCCGGTGCAAAGCGGAGGAAATCGAGGACCAGCGGGGTCCCGACGTGATACGGGAGGTTGGCCACGAGCGTCCACTCCCCATCGAGACCGGCAACGTCGAGGCTACGAGCGTCCTCCATCCGGATCTCCACGTTGGATAGGTCGCCGACCGATTCCTCGAGCAGCGGCCGCAGATGGTAATCCACCTCATAGGCGACCACCCGGGCGCCGGTGGCGGCCAGCCCGCGAGTGAGCGTCCCGGTTCCTGCTCCCACCTCGAGCACGTTGGAGGTGGCATCAACCCCGCTCAGCCGAACGATGCGCCGCACGATGTTGGGGTCGGCGAGGAAGTGCTGTCCGAGCGTGGTCCTGGGCGAGAGACCGTGTTTGTCGAGCAGGTCTCGCATTTCGCGCCGCCCTTGTGGTTCCGTCACGGCCTGAAGATCCCGGCAGCCGTGGTGGAGGTGATGCGCGCCACCTCGTCGACCTCGAGACCCCATACCTTCGCCAGGGCCGCCCCGACCAGGGCAACCCGGGCCGGCTCGTTGTCCTCGTGGCGGAATGGGGGCGGTGAGAGGTAGGGAGTGTCGGTCTCGACCAGTGCCCGGCCGGGTGGGACGACGGCCGCGGCCCTGCGCACCGTGTCACCGGTTTCAAAGGCGATCGGCCCGGCAAACGAGAAGGTCACACCCAGTTCCATGAATCGTTTCGTCCACTTCGGTCCGCCCGTCCAGCAATGCAGCACGGTCTGGCGCCCCGCCGCCAGTTCGTCGATTATCTGGAACGCTTCCTTGAACGCATCGCGAACATGGACGACGAGCGGCTTTCCGAGTTCGAGCCCCACCCGGATCTGATCGCGAAACGCCTGTATCTGCTGGTCACGGGGCGAGAGATCCCGATAGAAGTCGAGCCCGATCTCCCCCACCGCCGCCGCCCTCTCGAAGAAGGCGGCGAGACCGGCGCGCTCCTCCGGCCATTTGCCTGCGTCGTGGGGATGCAGACCAGCCGTGAACAGGAGCCGCTCCGGATACTGCTCGACGAGGTGTTCGGCTGCGGCCGTGGAAGCGAGGTCGATTCCCGGAACTACGATCCACGCCACCTCGGCGGCGCGTTCGAGCAGATCGCTCACCGGCTGCGAGCCAAGTTGCAGGTGACAGTGGGTGTCAACCCAACGGTATGTCATCAACGGGAGCGTAGTGGTGCAGAAGAAGTTGGAAGCCTCCGCCATGTGGTCGGCTACACTTCCCCGAGAGGGGAAGACTCGGCCGCCGCGCAGGGTGCGACGGCCACCACACCAATCGTGAGGTGCCATGGATACAGGCATGACCCGGAAAATCGATGACCTCGGCCGCATCGTCATCCCGGCCGAAACCCGGCGGCTCTTCAAGATTCGAGAAGGCGACTACCTGACAATCGCCGTCGACGGTGACAGCATCGTCATCAAGAAACTCGAAGCGACGTGCACGTTTTGCGGTTCGACCGAAGACGTCAGCGCGTTCAAGGGCAAAGGCCTCTGCGCGACCTGCCGGAGCGAAATCGCCTAGCGAATCCTCAACCAGTCAGGTCCGCTAGCGGCTCTCCGCTGAGTGAACGGCCTCGTAAATGAGACGTCGGGCCACTCCCGTTTCGTCGGCGGCGCGCCGGGCTGCGTCGGCCGACGACATCCCGGCCTCGATGAGCCCTCGGGCGATGCGCGTTGCTTCTTCCAATGATGGAACCGG encodes:
- a CDS encoding AbrB/MazE/SpoVT family DNA-binding domain-containing protein translates to MTRKIDDLGRIVIPAETRRLFKIREGDYLTIAVDGDSIVIKKLEATCTFCGSTEDVSAFKGKGLCATCRSEIA
- the ispE gene encoding 4-(cytidine 5'-diphospho)-2-C-methyl-D-erythritol kinase → MKIETPAKVNLSLRVRSRAESGYHPLLSVVQAIEPLDTLFFEPADDDLLDIRGIRLQVDDDNLIWKAVRAAVPDRKRGLHIKLVKEIPTAAGLGGGSSDAAAALLAMAALFTVEDPAALAAGIGADVPFFLAGGLARMEGYGEILTALTPAGGYHLALVVPPFDLSTPAVYDTWDRLEQPRGFMVAGSDLPPSLRPLGPFVNDLYPAAVALAPQLDDWRAELAGRWSRPVLMSGSGPSLFGFFGSEEEAREAVDLVPPGSRYAGAAAPLRHGARLVDDG
- a CDS encoding TatD family hydrolase; the protein is MTYRWVDTHCHLQLGSQPVSDLLERAAEVAWIVVPGIDLASTAAAEHLVEQYPERLLFTAGLHPHDAGKWPEERAGLAAFFERAAAVGEIGLDFYRDLSPRDQQIQAFRDQIRVGLELGKPLVVHVRDAFKEAFQIIDELAAGRQTVLHCWTGGPKWTKRFMELGVTFSFAGPIAFETGDTVRRAAAVVPPGRALVETDTPYLSPPPFRHEDNEPARVALVGAALAKVWGLEVDEVARITSTTAAGIFRP
- the rsmA gene encoding 16S rRNA (adenine(1518)-N(6)/adenine(1519)-N(6))-dimethyltransferase RsmA, which produces MTEPQGRREMRDLLDKHGLSPRTTLGQHFLADPNIVRRIVRLSGVDATSNVLEVGAGTGTLTRGLAATGARVVAYEVDYHLRPLLEESVGDLSNVEIRMEDARSLDVAGLDGEWTLVANLPYHVGTPLVLDFLRFAPAIHTFVVMVQREVADRMTANPGGKQYGLPTVVVNLYAGIKMEFTVPPHVFVPAPQVASAVIRIQRRDEVDEQAERAIELAAAGFSQRRKMLRSSLKGAVDDPIVACEAAGIDPTQRAESLSTGDWLALARVSS